One stretch of Sandaracinaceae bacterium DNA includes these proteins:
- the rph gene encoding ribonuclease PH, whose amino-acid sequence MSESPASRPDGRAPTELRKVEIETGVQRYPEGSVLYHAGQTTVLVSVSVADGVPAWMQSVRGGWLTAEYAMHPRANKRRQRRDGRGSGGVDGRSAEIQRLVGRALRASVRLDQIGPRTVTVDCDVLDGDGGTRTASVTAGFIGIALALENLRQRGVLGRGVMREPVAGVSVGYSAGRALLDVCYEEDRDAEMDLNIVATRGGAIIEVQGTAEASPIPRARFDEMLALGLASMPALAAIQRAALERAGVAVDELCAP is encoded by the coding sequence ATGAGCGAGAGCCCCGCGAGTCGCCCCGATGGCCGCGCGCCCACCGAGCTGCGCAAGGTGGAGATCGAGACGGGGGTGCAGCGCTACCCCGAGGGCTCGGTGCTCTACCACGCAGGTCAGACCACGGTGCTGGTGTCCGTCTCGGTCGCCGACGGCGTGCCGGCGTGGATGCAGAGCGTGCGCGGTGGCTGGCTCACCGCCGAGTACGCCATGCACCCGCGCGCCAACAAGCGGCGGCAGCGGCGCGATGGCCGCGGCTCCGGCGGCGTGGACGGGCGCAGCGCCGAGATCCAGCGGCTGGTCGGGCGGGCCTTGCGCGCCTCGGTGCGCCTCGATCAGATTGGGCCGCGCACGGTGACCGTGGACTGCGACGTGCTCGACGGCGACGGTGGCACGCGCACCGCATCGGTCACGGCCGGCTTCATCGGCATCGCGCTGGCGCTCGAGAACCTGCGGCAGCGCGGCGTGCTGGGCCGCGGCGTCATGCGCGAGCCCGTGGCAGGCGTGAGCGTGGGCTACTCCGCCGGGCGAGCGCTGCTGGACGTCTGCTACGAAGAGGACCGCGACGCCGAGATGGACCTCAACATCGTGGCGACTCGTGGAGGGGCCATCATCGAGGTGCAGGGCACCGCCGAAGCCAGCCCCATCCCACGCGCGCGCTTCGACGAGATGCTGGCGCTCGGGCTCGCCTCCATGCCGGCGCTCGCCGCGATCCAACGTGCGGCGCTCGAGCGCGCCGGGGTGGCGGTGGACGAACTCTGCGCGCCATAG
- a CDS encoding HAMP domain-containing protein: MPLRSPPTQASSLRRPSIPTRIFLGFALVLTAFGAVAIFSLTQHARTVRTLGLLNEGLLPLALTLGEAKATQAVFATLLNQIESEDAVSRRGWLNAARAVRPATLRRAFHGLDRAEQLAVVAGGEEALARVRASLNDVSAAYRASDADYEALEAAHTSGDPQRAERMLRSMRLRERDVQRHYRDGWRELQEAIASTSSIAAEHERRASIVLGVLVLLSLSLGVLVTWWSQRILKPIPALQERVEAVARGDLSTTLDLGGDDELGRLAAAFDRMVKALALRDASLRELQQMQREIVEGLRAAVVVVDTEGLVRVANPAARDLLRVATEQRAEESLGAVPGLLAAIEQVRTTDQRVALGRVNVARGTQEVVLDVSLAPFGRGEEGASVGSVLVVVEDVTDELATAARLIQTERLAAIGRMAAHVTHEVRNPLSSIGLNVELLEEELVHAGPEAAALLASVQQEVDRLTGITEQYLRLSRVPQPQLELGDLGRLVRDIAAFMAEEMRAHGSRLVVELAEPLPQVALDAGQLRQALLNLLRNAREAMPGGGEVHVSVQPAAPGVRLTVRDHGSGISDSVRERIFDMFYTTKERGTGLGLPLTQQIVTAHGGTIECVRPEGGGTAFELWFPA, encoded by the coding sequence ATGCCCCTTCGCTCGCCGCCGACCCAGGCCTCCTCGCTGCGCAGGCCGTCCATCCCGACGCGCATCTTCCTGGGGTTCGCGCTGGTGCTGACCGCGTTCGGCGCGGTGGCCATCTTCAGCCTCACGCAGCACGCGCGCACGGTGCGCACGCTCGGCCTGCTGAACGAGGGGCTCCTGCCGCTGGCGCTCACGCTGGGCGAGGCCAAGGCCACCCAGGCCGTGTTCGCCACGCTGCTCAACCAGATCGAGAGCGAGGACGCGGTGTCTCGCCGTGGCTGGCTCAACGCGGCGCGCGCCGTGCGGCCTGCCACGCTGCGCCGTGCCTTCCATGGCCTCGACCGCGCCGAGCAGCTGGCGGTGGTGGCGGGGGGCGAGGAAGCGCTCGCGCGCGTGCGGGCCTCGCTGAACGACGTTTCGGCCGCCTACCGGGCCAGCGACGCGGACTACGAAGCGCTCGAGGCGGCACACACCAGCGGGGACCCCCAGCGCGCCGAGCGCATGCTGCGCTCCATGAGGCTGCGCGAGCGCGACGTGCAGCGGCACTACCGCGACGGCTGGCGCGAGCTGCAAGAGGCCATCGCCAGCACCAGCTCCATCGCGGCCGAGCACGAGCGTCGCGCGAGCATCGTCTTGGGCGTGCTGGTGCTGCTCTCGCTGAGCCTCGGGGTGCTGGTCACGTGGTGGTCGCAGCGCATCCTCAAGCCCATCCCGGCGCTGCAAGAGCGGGTGGAGGCCGTGGCGCGCGGTGACCTCTCCACCACACTGGACCTCGGCGGGGACGACGAGCTGGGGCGCTTGGCGGCGGCGTTCGATCGCATGGTGAAGGCGCTGGCGCTGCGCGACGCGAGCCTGCGCGAGCTCCAGCAGATGCAGCGCGAGATCGTGGAGGGCCTGCGCGCTGCGGTGGTCGTGGTGGACACCGAGGGCCTCGTCCGGGTGGCCAACCCCGCGGCCCGTGACCTACTCCGAGTGGCGACCGAGCAGCGCGCGGAAGAGAGCCTCGGCGCGGTGCCGGGGTTGCTGGCTGCCATCGAGCAGGTGCGCACCACCGACCAGCGCGTGGCGCTCGGGCGCGTGAACGTGGCGCGTGGGACCCAGGAGGTCGTCCTGGACGTGTCGCTCGCGCCGTTCGGGCGTGGGGAAGAGGGCGCGTCGGTCGGCTCGGTGTTGGTGGTGGTCGAAGACGTCACGGACGAGCTCGCCACCGCGGCGCGCCTGATCCAGACGGAGCGCCTCGCTGCCATCGGACGCATGGCCGCGCACGTCACACACGAGGTGCGCAACCCGCTCTCCAGCATCGGCCTGAACGTGGAGCTGCTCGAGGAGGAGCTGGTGCATGCCGGCCCCGAGGCGGCGGCGCTGCTGGCGTCGGTGCAGCAAGAGGTGGACCGGCTCACGGGCATCACGGAGCAGTACCTGCGTCTATCGCGCGTGCCCCAGCCTCAGCTCGAGCTGGGCGACCTGGGCAGGCTCGTGCGCGACATCGCCGCGTTCATGGCCGAAGAGATGCGCGCTCACGGGTCGCGTCTGGTGGTGGAGCTGGCCGAGCCACTGCCGCAGGTGGCGCTGGACGCGGGGCAGCTGCGGCAGGCGCTCCTGAACCTGCTGCGCAACGCTCGTGAGGCCATGCCCGGAGGCGGCGAGGTGCACGTCTCGGTGCAGCCCGCGGCGCCCGGGGTGCGGCTCACCGTGCGAGACCACGGCAGCGGCATCAGCGACTCGGTGCGCGAGCGCATCTTCGACATGTTCTACACCACCAAGGAGCGCGGGACTGGCCTCGGGTTGCCGCTCACCCAGCAGATCGTCACCGCGCACGGCGGCACCATCGAGTGTGTGCGTCCCGAGGGCGGCGGGACCGCGTTCGAGCTATGGTTCCCGGCATGA